One Gordonia sp. SID5947 genomic region harbors:
- a CDS encoding Fur family transcriptional regulator: MQSHTEYASQLRDADLRVTRPRVAVLEAVCASPHADTETIVGAVRAGLPDVSRQAVYDILRALTTAGLVRRIQPSGHVARYESRVGDNHHHVVCRSCGIIADVDCAVGEAPCLTPSDHQGFVLDEAEVIYWGLCAECAASPTSGSRP, translated from the coding sequence GTGCAGTCACACACGGAGTACGCGAGCCAGCTGCGTGACGCCGATCTGCGAGTCACCCGCCCGCGGGTGGCGGTGCTCGAAGCAGTATGCGCGAGCCCCCATGCCGATACCGAGACCATCGTCGGTGCGGTCCGTGCCGGACTGCCCGATGTGTCACGCCAGGCGGTCTACGACATCCTTCGAGCCCTGACCACAGCCGGCCTGGTGCGTCGCATTCAGCCGTCCGGACACGTCGCTCGGTATGAGTCGAGGGTCGGCGACAATCACCATCACGTCGTGTGCCGCTCGTGCGGGATCATCGCCGATGTCGACTGCGCTGTCGGGGAGGCGCCATGCCTCACACCGTCCGACCACCAAGGTTTCGTCCTCGACGAGGCCGAGGTCATCTATTGGGGCCTGTGCGCAGAGTGCGCAGCCTCTCCCACTTCGGGATCACGCCCGTGA
- a CDS encoding FKBP-type peptidyl-prolyl cis-trans isomerase has translation MNLRRGAFFSIAALALTLTACDSGTEPTTDTTGSAPASAAAAATCPTDAPQGSVDPEWTLRGTTGSVEVVGSTDTAAPRIDVQKPFAVAETQVHTLTAGDGPIVPDAASVSVCYMGVDGRDGQVFDSSYERGTPADFPLDGVVPGFKKAIAGQKVGSTVAVAMAPADGYPDGMPDAGIQKGDTLVFAIKILSVEG, from the coding sequence ATGAACCTCCGTCGCGGCGCCTTCTTCTCGATCGCAGCCCTCGCGTTGACGTTGACCGCCTGCGACTCGGGTACCGAGCCCACCACCGACACGACCGGCAGCGCGCCGGCGAGTGCCGCGGCCGCCGCAACCTGCCCCACCGACGCGCCACAGGGCTCGGTCGATCCCGAATGGACACTCCGAGGGACCACCGGCAGCGTCGAGGTTGTCGGCTCGACGGACACCGCCGCCCCGCGGATCGACGTCCAGAAGCCCTTCGCCGTCGCCGAGACCCAGGTCCATACGCTCACCGCCGGTGATGGCCCGATTGTGCCCGACGCCGCGTCGGTGTCGGTCTGCTACATGGGCGTGGACGGTCGAGACGGCCAGGTCTTCGACAGCAGCTACGAACGCGGCACCCCCGCCGATTTCCCGCTCGACGGCGTCGTACCCGGGTTCAAGAAGGCGATCGCCGGACAGAAGGTCGGGTCGACGGTCGCGGTGGCCATGGCGCCCGCCGACGGGTATCCCGACGGTATGCCCGATGCCGGAATACAGAAGGGCGACACACTGGTGTTCGCGATCAAGATCTTGTCTGTCGAGGGATGA
- a CDS encoding dodecin encodes MSEHTYRVIEVVGSSPNGTDAAIANAISRVAQTTRNLEWFEVVGTRGHIVDGAIAHTQVTLKVGFRIEAGDSHD; translated from the coding sequence ATGAGCGAGCACACATATCGAGTCATCGAGGTCGTCGGCTCCTCGCCGAACGGTACCGACGCGGCGATCGCGAATGCGATCTCACGCGTTGCGCAGACCACGCGCAACCTCGAGTGGTTCGAGGTCGTCGGGACGCGCGGCCATATCGTGGACGGCGCGATCGCCCACACACAGGTGACGCTCAAGGTCGGGTTTCGCATCGAGGCCGGCGACTCGCACGACTGA
- a CDS encoding VOC family protein: MAREFQVTFDCGDPAALAGFWAEVLGYRIQDPPPGFDSWEAALEAMGIPPEQRNDASALVDPDGAGPRLFFQRVPEGKSAKNRVHLDVRSAPGLTGDERMAALEVQATRTIGLGATRVARHEPAPPLQGGHIVMTDPEGNEFCLD, translated from the coding sequence ATGGCACGCGAATTCCAGGTGACCTTCGACTGTGGCGACCCGGCGGCACTCGCCGGTTTCTGGGCCGAGGTTCTCGGCTATCGGATACAGGACCCGCCACCGGGTTTCGACAGCTGGGAGGCGGCACTCGAGGCAATGGGTATCCCGCCAGAACAGCGAAACGACGCCTCGGCGCTCGTCGATCCGGACGGGGCAGGTCCCCGGTTGTTCTTTCAACGGGTTCCGGAGGGCAAGTCCGCGAAGAACCGGGTACATCTCGATGTTCGTTCGGCGCCGGGCCTGACCGGCGATGAGCGGATGGCCGCGCTCGAGGTGCAGGCCACCCGGACCATCGGTCTCGGTGCCACGCGGGTGGCCCGCCACGAGCCCGCACCACCACTACAGGGCGGACACATCGTGATGACAGATCCCGAGGGAAACGAATTCTGTCTGGACTGA
- the katG gene encoding catalase/peroxidase HPI codes for MRIKPPVEGGGNRDWWPNQLNLKLLAHNPDVANPVGADFDYDAALEGLDVDALKADLTEVMTNSQSWWPADFGHYGPLFIRMSWHAAGTYRVEDGRGGAGSGMQRFAPLNSWPDNASLDKARRLLWPVKKKYGKAISWADLLVLAGNVALESMGFKTAGFAFGRVDEWEPEEVYWGPEAEWLGDNRYSGERDLTNPLAAVQMGLIYVNPEGPNGNPDPIAAATDIRETFGRMAMNDVETAALIVGGHTFGKTHGNGDAELVGPEPEASPIEQQGLGWANPQGTGVGADAITSGLEVIWTHTPTKWDNSFLEILYGNEWELTKSPAGANQWKPKDGGWASSVPEAHGTGKTHPSMLTTDLSMRMDPVYGEITRRWLDHPEELADEFAKAWFKLLHRDMGPAIRYRGPLAPSETYLWQDNVPAQEGPVISDADIDSLKSQLLESGLTVAQLVSTAWAAASTFRGSDKRGGANGGRIRLQPQAGWEVNQPDELAQVVSKLEQVQESFNSGSGAKVSFADLVVLGGVAAVEKAAKDAGVDITVPFRAGRTDATQESTDVESFSYLEPKADGFRNYEGKGSELPAEYRLLDKANLLTLSAPEMTVLVGGLRVLGANYQDSALGVLTDKPGQLTNDFFVNLLDMGTEWAPSPADDGTYIGKDRDSGAQRWTSSRADLVFGSNSQLRAIAEVYGEDDAKAKFVKDFVSAWDKVMNLDRFDLA; via the coding sequence ATGCGGATCAAGCCTCCGGTCGAGGGCGGTGGCAACCGCGACTGGTGGCCCAACCAGCTGAATCTCAAACTGCTGGCGCACAATCCGGATGTCGCCAACCCCGTGGGCGCCGATTTCGACTACGACGCCGCCCTTGAGGGGCTCGACGTGGACGCGTTGAAGGCTGACCTCACCGAGGTGATGACGAACTCCCAGTCGTGGTGGCCTGCCGACTTCGGGCACTACGGACCGCTCTTCATCCGTATGTCGTGGCACGCTGCGGGTACCTACCGCGTCGAAGACGGCCGTGGCGGAGCAGGTTCCGGCATGCAGCGCTTCGCGCCGTTGAACAGCTGGCCGGACAATGCCAGCCTCGACAAGGCCCGGCGGCTGCTGTGGCCGGTCAAGAAGAAGTACGGCAAGGCGATCTCCTGGGCAGACCTCTTGGTCCTCGCGGGCAACGTCGCGCTGGAGTCGATGGGCTTCAAGACGGCCGGTTTCGCGTTCGGGCGCGTCGACGAATGGGAGCCCGAAGAAGTCTATTGGGGTCCCGAGGCGGAGTGGCTCGGCGACAACCGCTACTCGGGCGAACGCGACCTCACCAATCCGCTCGCTGCCGTCCAGATGGGCCTGATCTACGTGAATCCGGAAGGCCCGAACGGCAATCCGGACCCGATCGCAGCTGCCACCGACATCCGCGAGACGTTCGGCCGGATGGCGATGAACGACGTGGAGACCGCGGCACTCATCGTCGGTGGCCACACCTTCGGCAAGACTCACGGCAACGGTGATGCCGAGCTCGTGGGCCCCGAGCCGGAGGCCTCGCCGATCGAGCAGCAGGGCTTGGGTTGGGCCAACCCACAGGGCACCGGGGTCGGCGCGGATGCGATCACCAGTGGTCTCGAGGTCATCTGGACCCACACTCCCACCAAGTGGGACAACAGCTTCCTGGAGATCCTGTACGGCAACGAGTGGGAGCTGACGAAGAGCCCGGCGGGCGCGAATCAGTGGAAGCCGAAGGACGGCGGCTGGGCGAGTTCGGTGCCCGAGGCGCACGGCACCGGAAAGACCCACCCGTCGATGCTGACCACCGATCTGTCCATGCGAATGGACCCGGTCTACGGTGAGATCACGCGTCGTTGGCTCGACCATCCGGAGGAGCTCGCCGACGAGTTCGCCAAGGCATGGTTCAAGCTGCTGCACCGTGACATGGGCCCGGCGATCCGCTACCGCGGTCCGCTGGCCCCGTCGGAGACCTACCTCTGGCAGGACAATGTCCCCGCACAGGAGGGACCGGTCATCTCCGACGCGGACATCGATTCGCTCAAGTCACAGCTCCTGGAATCGGGACTGACTGTCGCGCAACTCGTTTCCACCGCGTGGGCGGCTGCATCCACCTTCCGCGGAAGCGACAAGCGCGGTGGCGCCAACGGTGGCCGCATCCGCCTGCAGCCGCAGGCCGGGTGGGAGGTCAACCAGCCCGACGAGCTCGCCCAGGTGGTCAGCAAGCTGGAGCAGGTCCAGGAATCGTTCAACAGCGGTTCCGGAGCGAAGGTGTCGTTCGCCGATCTCGTCGTGCTCGGCGGTGTCGCCGCAGTGGAGAAGGCGGCCAAGGACGCGGGTGTCGACATCACGGTGCCCTTCCGTGCCGGCCGCACGGACGCCACGCAGGAATCGACGGACGTCGAGTCCTTCTCGTACCTGGAGCCCAAGGCAGACGGGTTCCGTAACTACGAGGGCAAGGGCAGCGAGCTGCCGGCCGAATACCGGCTCCTCGACAAGGCGAACCTGCTCACGCTGTCGGCCCCGGAGATGACCGTGCTCGTGGGTGGTCTGCGTGTTCTCGGTGCGAACTACCAGGATTCGGCACTCGGTGTGCTGACCGACAAGCCGGGCCAGTTGACGAACGACTTCTTCGTCAACCTGCTCGACATGGGGACCGAGTGGGCACCGTCGCCCGCCGACGATGGCACCTACATCGGCAAGGACCGCGACTCCGGCGCTCAGCGGTGGACCAGCAGCCGGGCCGACCTCGTGTTCGGATCGAACTCACAGCTCCGCGCGATCGCGGAGGTCTATGGCGAGGACGATGCCAAGGCGAAGTTCGTCAAGGACTTCGTCTCCGCCTGGGACAAGGTCATGAATCTCGACCGGTTCGACCTGGCCTGA
- a CDS encoding sugar phosphate nucleotidyltransferase — protein sequence MDTSGVVAIVAAGGRGSRMEVLTDRRAKPALPFGGNYQLIDFPLSNLHHSRIDEVWLCVQYQADSLLEQIAGGRPWDLDRTRGGLRIVLPEESREEETEDGFATGNADLLYRIRDRIVERAPEAVVVMSADHVYEFDLRDALAKHRDTGSECTVVTTTCSREEASEHATVHARRDGTVTGFRYKPDRPTTRVIAAEIFVYDPEVLVEGLETLFATTAHRADDDGDTGLGDFGDHLIPWFVARGKTMAHALPGYWIDAGRPETYLQAHRDLIDGTVDLFRPDWPILTHQPQRNASRIDAGATVADSMLSSGAQVSGTVRRSVLGPGVVVERGATVTDSIIFADSVIRSGAHVAWSILDERVRVGSGAIVGGRPRTRPVPTDRITLVGMDSLITARSRVPLGARIAPGRRHS from the coding sequence ATGGACACCTCCGGCGTCGTCGCGATCGTCGCGGCCGGTGGACGCGGATCGCGGATGGAGGTGTTGACCGACCGACGCGCGAAACCGGCCCTGCCGTTCGGCGGCAACTACCAGCTGATCGACTTCCCGCTGTCGAACCTCCATCACAGCCGCATCGACGAGGTGTGGCTGTGCGTCCAATACCAGGCCGACTCCCTGCTGGAACAGATCGCAGGCGGCCGTCCGTGGGATCTCGACCGGACCCGCGGTGGGCTCCGCATCGTCCTGCCCGAGGAATCACGCGAAGAGGAAACCGAAGACGGTTTCGCGACGGGCAACGCCGATCTGCTCTACCGCATCCGCGACCGGATCGTCGAGCGCGCGCCGGAAGCGGTGGTGGTGATGAGCGCCGACCACGTCTACGAATTCGACCTCCGCGACGCCTTGGCGAAACATCGGGACACCGGGTCGGAATGCACTGTCGTCACGACGACCTGTTCGCGCGAAGAGGCTTCCGAGCATGCGACCGTGCACGCCCGTCGAGATGGCACGGTCACCGGGTTCCGCTACAAGCCGGACCGCCCTACCACCCGGGTGATCGCTGCGGAGATCTTCGTGTATGACCCCGAGGTCCTCGTGGAAGGTCTGGAAACCCTCTTCGCCACGACAGCGCACCGCGCCGACGACGATGGCGACACCGGCTTGGGCGATTTCGGAGACCACCTGATCCCGTGGTTCGTGGCGCGCGGAAAGACCATGGCGCACGCGCTACCCGGTTATTGGATCGACGCGGGGCGCCCGGAGACGTATCTGCAGGCGCATCGAGACCTGATCGACGGGACGGTGGACCTGTTCCGCCCGGACTGGCCGATCCTGACGCACCAGCCGCAACGCAACGCGAGCCGGATCGATGCAGGCGCAACGGTCGCCGATTCCATGCTCAGCAGCGGCGCCCAGGTGTCGGGAACAGTGCGCCGCAGCGTGCTCGGTCCAGGCGTGGTGGTCGAACGTGGCGCGACCGTCACCGACTCGATCATCTTCGCCGACAGCGTCATCCGCAGCGGCGCCCATGTGGCGTGGTCGATTCTCGACGAGCGCGTACGGGTCGGTTCGGGTGCGATCGTCGGCGGGCGCCCGCGGACGCGGCCGGTCCCGACAGACCGGATCACACTGGTGGGCATGGACTCATTGATCACCGCCCGTTCTCGAGTCCCCCTCGGGGCACGTATCGCTCCCGGCAGGAGACACAGCTGA
- a CDS encoding carboxyl transferase domain-containing protein produces the protein MKLLVANRGEIAVRIMGTAASMGITTVAIHPEDDAACAHVFRADEAVTLPGAGAKSYLDITAVLEAARDSGSTALHPGYGFLAENPDLARACDDGGITFVGPSPEHLELFGNKTSARRHADRCGVPTIAATDSPADLAAAQALWDRLGDGASVMVKAAAGGGGRGQRHVSDRDELGPALQRCSSEALAAFGDPSVYVEELLTDVRHIEIQVLGDGEDVVVLGDRDCSAQRRRQKLVEIAPAPALDSTVRQDLHRSAQRLMAGYRGLATVEFLVVRETFTFLEVNPRIQVEHTVTEETTGLDLVELGLRVAGGSTLSSLGLTSCPPPRGVAIEARVNAETVRADGDVAAETGRLHRFQPPSGRNIRVDTHGYAGYEVGPQYDSLLAKVIVRGTDTEAAARDCMRALAAFDISGVAVNTPLLQAILARPELTARGIDTVFVDRNLAELVTAPHLSLLPAATAAEDERDRKTAPPKQMPAPAGTVAIPSPFHGVVVSLPVAVGDAVTSRTEIIVLESMKMEHVVHSPVPGHVAALNIHVGDAVEKGEAVAFIVTGEADDETHDAETEIELDHIRPDLAEVLARHHRTRDEGRIDAVGKRHAKGRMTAREGLDILLDGDSFVEYGALTIAAQRRRRSVDELIDRTPADGLITGTGRVDDMPVAVMSYDYTVLAGTQGLHNHQKTDRLLELAHRRGLPLVLFAEGGGGRPGDTDTSAVAQLDVTTFRRMAQLNGRVPTVAVVAGYCFAGNAALAGSCDIIVATEGSSLGMGGPAMIEGGGLGRVTPDEVGPMDVQWANGVVDRLVDGDAAALDDIRQYLSYFRSSTQDSGAADQRRLRHLIPENRLRAYPVRPILDILCDIGSVFELRAGFGHGVVTALARIEGVAVGIIANNSQHLGGALDGDAADKVVRFLELCETHRFPVVSLCDTPGFMVGPEAERTATVRRFSDMFRAGARLTVPLVMVVLRKAYGLGAMAMAGGDLHSPVATLSWPTGEFGGMGLEGAVRLGYRDQLEAIDDPAARQDRYDELVATHYEHGKALNVASVFEIDSVIDPADTRATIIRCLSHGSNGPR, from the coding sequence ATGAAACTTCTCGTCGCCAATCGCGGCGAGATCGCCGTCCGGATCATGGGAACTGCGGCCTCCATGGGGATCACCACGGTGGCAATCCATCCCGAGGACGACGCCGCCTGCGCTCACGTCTTCCGGGCCGACGAGGCTGTCACATTGCCCGGCGCCGGGGCCAAGAGCTATCTCGACATCACCGCGGTCCTCGAGGCGGCGCGAGACAGCGGGAGCACTGCGCTCCATCCCGGATACGGATTTCTCGCCGAGAACCCCGACCTGGCCCGCGCCTGCGACGACGGCGGTATCACGTTTGTCGGCCCGTCGCCCGAGCATCTGGAGCTGTTCGGGAACAAGACCTCGGCACGTCGGCACGCGGATCGGTGCGGTGTGCCGACGATCGCGGCCACGGACTCCCCCGCGGATCTCGCCGCGGCCCAGGCGCTCTGGGACCGACTGGGCGACGGGGCTTCGGTGATGGTCAAGGCGGCAGCGGGCGGCGGCGGACGCGGACAGCGTCACGTGTCCGATCGCGACGAGCTCGGCCCGGCGCTGCAGCGGTGCTCGTCCGAGGCCCTCGCCGCTTTCGGCGATCCGTCGGTCTACGTCGAGGAACTGCTCACCGACGTCCGTCACATCGAGATACAGGTACTCGGCGACGGTGAGGATGTCGTCGTCCTCGGCGACCGCGACTGTTCGGCGCAGCGTCGGCGCCAGAAGCTCGTGGAGATCGCCCCTGCGCCCGCGCTCGATTCCACTGTGCGACAAGATCTTCACCGGTCGGCACAGCGACTCATGGCTGGATACCGTGGACTCGCCACGGTGGAGTTCCTGGTCGTCCGGGAGACCTTCACATTTCTCGAGGTGAATCCGCGCATCCAGGTGGAACACACTGTGACCGAAGAGACCACCGGTCTCGACCTCGTCGAACTGGGGCTCCGCGTCGCCGGCGGCAGCACACTCTCGAGTCTGGGTCTCACGTCGTGCCCGCCACCGCGAGGCGTCGCCATCGAGGCACGCGTCAATGCCGAGACCGTCCGCGCCGACGGCGACGTGGCCGCCGAGACCGGCCGGTTACACCGGTTCCAACCGCCCAGCGGGCGCAACATCCGCGTCGACACCCATGGGTACGCGGGTTATGAGGTGGGCCCACAGTACGATTCGCTGCTGGCCAAGGTGATCGTGCGCGGGACCGACACCGAAGCGGCCGCCCGCGACTGCATGCGCGCTCTCGCCGCCTTCGACATCTCGGGTGTCGCGGTCAACACCCCTCTCCTGCAAGCGATTCTGGCGCGTCCAGAGCTCACGGCCAGGGGCATCGACACCGTGTTCGTCGACCGCAACCTCGCCGAACTCGTCACCGCACCGCACCTGTCGCTGCTCCCCGCCGCCACCGCCGCCGAAGACGAGCGGGATCGGAAGACCGCACCGCCGAAGCAGATGCCGGCGCCGGCTGGAACGGTCGCGATCCCCAGTCCGTTCCACGGCGTGGTGGTGTCACTGCCGGTCGCCGTCGGCGATGCCGTGACGAGTCGTACCGAGATCATCGTGCTCGAGTCGATGAAGATGGAACATGTCGTCCACAGTCCGGTTCCCGGCCACGTGGCCGCACTGAACATCCACGTCGGCGATGCGGTCGAGAAGGGCGAGGCGGTCGCGTTCATCGTGACCGGTGAGGCCGACGACGAAACCCACGATGCCGAAACCGAGATCGAGCTCGACCACATTCGTCCCGATCTCGCCGAAGTACTCGCACGTCACCACCGGACCCGCGACGAGGGCCGAATCGATGCAGTCGGCAAGCGTCACGCGAAGGGGCGGATGACCGCGCGCGAAGGACTCGACATCCTGCTCGATGGCGACAGCTTCGTGGAGTACGGTGCGCTGACGATCGCGGCACAACGTCGCCGGCGCAGCGTCGACGAACTCATCGACCGGACCCCGGCAGACGGACTGATCACCGGGACGGGGCGTGTCGACGACATGCCGGTCGCCGTCATGTCATATGACTACACAGTGCTCGCCGGGACCCAAGGCCTGCACAATCATCAGAAGACGGACCGGCTGCTCGAGCTCGCGCACCGCCGCGGCCTCCCACTGGTCCTGTTCGCCGAAGGCGGCGGCGGTCGCCCTGGCGACACCGACACCTCCGCGGTGGCCCAACTCGACGTGACCACGTTCCGGCGGATGGCACAACTCAACGGGAGGGTTCCGACCGTGGCGGTGGTCGCCGGCTACTGCTTCGCCGGCAACGCGGCACTGGCCGGGAGTTGCGACATCATCGTCGCCACCGAGGGTTCCAGCCTGGGCATGGGTGGTCCCGCGATGATCGAGGGCGGCGGTCTCGGTCGCGTCACGCCCGACGAGGTCGGCCCGATGGACGTGCAGTGGGCCAACGGCGTCGTCGACCGCCTGGTCGACGGCGACGCCGCTGCTCTCGACGACATCCGCCAGTACCTCTCGTACTTTCGCTCGTCGACGCAGGACTCCGGCGCCGCAGATCAACGACGGCTCCGCCACCTCATCCCAGAGAACCGGCTGCGCGCCTATCCTGTCCGGCCCATTCTCGACATCCTCTGCGACATCGGCAGCGTCTTCGAACTCCGTGCCGGTTTCGGCCATGGCGTCGTGACGGCGCTCGCACGCATCGAGGGGGTGGCGGTAGGCATCATCGCCAACAACTCACAGCATCTGGGAGGTGCTCTCGACGGGGACGCCGCCGACAAGGTCGTACGCTTCCTCGAGCTGTGCGAGACCCATCGTTTCCCGGTCGTCTCTCTGTGCGACACACCGGGATTCATGGTGGGACCGGAGGCCGAGCGTACCGCGACGGTGCGGCGCTTCAGTGACATGTTCCGCGCCGGCGCCCGCCTGACCGTCCCGCTTGTCATGGTCGTGCTCCGCAAGGCCTACGGCCTTGGGGCCATGGCCATGGCGGGTGGTGACCTCCATTCCCCGGTCGCGACGCTCTCGTGGCCGACCGGCGAGTTCGGCGGTATGGGTCTCGAAGGCGCCGTACGACTCGGTTACCGAGACCAACTGGAGGCCATCGACGATCCGGCCGCACGCCAGGATCGCTATGACGAGCTCGTCGCGACGCACTACGAACACGGCAAGGCCCTCAACGTGGCCAGCGTGTTCGAGATCGACTCCGTGATCGACCCTGCCGACACCCGGGCGACGATCATCCGCTGTCTCTCGCACGGATCGAACGGCCCTCGCTGA
- a CDS encoding LysE family transporter, whose amino-acid sequence MFRRGLWVNLLNPKAIVFLLAFIPGFVHTDESPARQYAVIAITLVAVDLVVMWLFFAVIARGFRRVTTSDRGQRNLNRTFGLLFVGVGVMLALL is encoded by the coding sequence ATGTTCCGGCGCGGCCTGTGGGTCAACCTGCTCAACCCCAAGGCAATCGTCTTCCTGCTCGCGTTCATACCGGGGTTCGTCCACACCGATGAGTCGCCGGCCCGGCAGTATGCCGTCATCGCGATCACGCTCGTGGCCGTCGACCTCGTGGTGATGTGGCTGTTCTTCGCCGTGATCGCCCGCGGCTTCCGACGGGTGACCACCAGCGACCGCGGACAGCGAAACCTGAACCGCACGTTCGGTCTGCTGTTCGTGGGGGTCGGCGTGATGCTCGCGCTGCTCTGA
- a CDS encoding MBL fold metallo-hydrolase, translated as MDASPNFRETRFDDVTVLASSHGGAFPHGNTVMVTGSQARLVIDPSLDVDHDPVGADAVMISHAHEDHIAGLRHFTCEKYAHHADVAGVRSLQVLLDGYGLTPAERLAVDEQIGDQFALPDGFPEAIGVGDGHTFDLGDVRATVIHLPGHTAGHCGVLIEPAGFLYVADIDLSSFGPMYGDVGSSVDEYLTSIETVRAIDARWYGTFHQKGVIEGSAEFRRRLDDYAEVILRREQRLLEFLDRPRTVPDIVAHRLVYRPHVDLPFVDAVERRTAQLHLERLVAHEQVIETDDGVFVLT; from the coding sequence ATGGACGCGTCGCCGAATTTCCGCGAGACCCGCTTCGACGATGTGACCGTGTTGGCGTCGAGTCATGGCGGCGCATTTCCTCACGGCAACACCGTGATGGTGACCGGTTCGCAGGCCCGGCTGGTGATCGATCCGTCGCTCGACGTCGACCACGATCCGGTCGGCGCGGACGCGGTGATGATCAGCCACGCACACGAGGACCATATCGCCGGGCTGAGGCACTTCACCTGCGAAAAGTACGCCCACCATGCCGATGTCGCGGGTGTTCGATCGCTCCAGGTCCTCCTCGACGGGTACGGGCTGACACCAGCGGAACGTCTCGCCGTCGACGAGCAGATCGGCGATCAGTTCGCCCTCCCCGACGGCTTTCCGGAAGCCATCGGGGTCGGCGATGGCCACACGTTCGATCTCGGCGACGTGCGCGCGACCGTCATCCACCTGCCGGGCCACACCGCCGGACACTGCGGCGTCCTCATCGAACCCGCGGGTTTCCTGTACGTCGCCGACATCGATCTCTCCTCGTTCGGACCGATGTACGGAGACGTCGGCAGCAGTGTCGACGAATACCTGACCTCGATCGAGACCGTTCGCGCCATCGACGCCCGCTGGTACGGAACCTTCCATCAGAAGGGAGTCATCGAGGGGTCCGCAGAGTTCCGCCGTCGGCTCGACGACTACGCCGAGGTGATCCTTCGTCGAGAACAACGACTCCTCGAATTTCTCGATCGGCCACGGACTGTGCCCGACATCGTCGCTCACCGCCTCGTCTATCGACCACATGTCGACCTACCGTTCGTGGACGCGGTCGAACGCCGCACCGCTCAACTCCATTTGGAGAGACTCGTCGCCCACGAGCAGGTCATCGAAACCGATGACGGCGTGTTCGTCCTGACCTGA
- a CDS encoding DUF4334 domain-containing protein: MILDDLMPTVPTTTAAALDLFDSSEPVETDEMIGTWHGAELPTDHPMDGLLAASGWWGKQFVDAETVHPLLFPARGGSSLWPMNPVHAFRGVGLARFPMVTRRTYTKPIAMVSPVVRARNSKARLRTTRYRGVDTATMMYDQLPINDVFRRLSDRSVLGAMDMKGSAQPYFFVLSRDESLPVR; encoded by the coding sequence ATGATTCTCGACGACCTCATGCCGACCGTGCCGACCACGACTGCCGCAGCACTCGACCTGTTCGACTCGTCGGAGCCGGTGGAAACGGACGAGATGATCGGCACCTGGCACGGTGCCGAGCTGCCCACCGACCATCCGATGGACGGATTGCTCGCGGCGAGCGGTTGGTGGGGAAAGCAGTTCGTCGATGCCGAGACGGTGCATCCGTTGTTGTTCCCCGCGCGCGGCGGATCATCACTCTGGCCGATGAACCCGGTTCATGCCTTTCGCGGTGTCGGGTTGGCCAGGTTTCCGATGGTCACGCGGCGGACCTATACGAAGCCCATCGCGATGGTGAGTCCGGTGGTCCGCGCACGAAACTCCAAGGCGCGGCTGCGCACCACCCGGTATCGCGGGGTCGACACCGCCACGATGATGTACGACCAACTACCCATCAACGATGTGTTCCGCCGGTTGTCGGACCGGTCGGTCCTCGGGGCGATGGACATGAAGGGGTCGGCGCAGCCGTACTTCTTCGTCCTGTCCCGCGACGAGTCCTTGCCGGTCCGGTAG